In Cydia fagiglandana chromosome 3, ilCydFagi1.1, whole genome shotgun sequence, the following are encoded in one genomic region:
- the LOC134680452 gene encoding uncharacterized protein LOC134680452, with protein sequence MYSLHTVYKFGWCKSDAMNRANLFRTSNYTIPHRFVAETRWIYVLEWASRRRFSLQCVVVKVWVPAKYQFKRTRIPFHYCQGTLIYLMASQVGRLLLHEFYFMADFYMPATFMFEYYHPIYL encoded by the exons ATGT ATAGCTTACACACCGTCTATAAGTTTGGTTGGTGCAAGAGTGATGCGATGAACCGGGCGAATCTGTTCCGAACCTCGAACTACACAATACCTCACCGCTTTGTGGCCGAGACGCGATGGatttat GTTCTAGAATGGGCGAGCCGGAGGAGATTCAGCTTGCAGTGTGTTGTAGTAAAAGTTTGGGTGCCAGCAAAGTACCAATTCAAAAGGACGCGGATACCCTTCCACTATTGCCAAGGAACGTTGATCTACTTGATGGCCTCCCAGGTGGGCAGGCTACTTCTTCATGAGTTCTACTTCATGGCCGACTTTTATATGCCAGCGACATTCATGTTTGAGTATTATCACCCTATATATTTGTAA